From the Ignavibacteriales bacterium genome, one window contains:
- a CDS encoding purine-nucleoside phosphorylase produces MTELRNQIAQALEFIRTKTDAKPKIGIILGTGLGGLVKEIKKEVIIDYANIPHFPVSTVESHHGKLIFGTLAGKKIVAMQGRFHLYEGYDLKQITFPVRVMKFLGVENILVSNAAGALNPLFQKGDVMLISDHINLLGDNPLIGPNDDELGPRFPDMSEAYSKELIALAEQAALDLKIRVQKGVYVAMQGPNLETKAEYRFLRTVGADAVGMSTVPEDIVAVHMGMKVLGFSILTDECFPDALKPALLEEILKVATKAEPKMTAIMKEVVKRMKQ; encoded by the coding sequence ATGACTGAACTGAGAAATCAAATTGCACAAGCGTTGGAATTTATCCGAACCAAAACGGACGCAAAGCCCAAGATCGGCATTATTCTTGGAACCGGCCTTGGCGGATTGGTGAAAGAGATCAAAAAGGAAGTTATCATCGACTACGCCAACATTCCCCATTTTCCTGTCTCGACGGTTGAATCACATCACGGCAAATTGATTTTTGGAACACTTGCCGGGAAAAAAATCGTGGCGATGCAGGGACGATTTCACCTGTATGAAGGATATGATCTGAAGCAAATTACTTTTCCAGTCCGCGTCATGAAATTTCTCGGTGTCGAAAACATTCTTGTTTCCAATGCCGCCGGTGCGCTCAATCCGCTTTTTCAAAAAGGCGATGTCATGCTTATTTCAGACCACATCAACTTGCTGGGCGACAATCCGCTCATCGGCCCCAATGACGATGAACTCGGGCCGCGCTTTCCGGATATGTCGGAAGCATACAGCAAAGAACTCATCGCTCTCGCCGAACAAGCTGCGCTTGATTTGAAGATCCGTGTGCAGAAGGGTGTTTACGTTGCGATGCAGGGACCAAATCTTGAGACGAAAGCCGAGTATCGTTTCTTGCGTACTGTTGGTGCAGATGCTGTCGGCATGTCCACGGTTCCCGAAGATATCGTTGCTGTCCATATGGGAATGAAAGTTCTTGGCTTTTCTATCCTCACTGATGAATGTTTCCCGGATGCGTTGAAGCCGGCACTGCTGGAAGAGATTCTCAAAGTTGCCACAAAAGCCGAACCGAAGATGACAGCGATTATGAAGGAAGTCGTGAAGAGAATGAAGCAATAA
- a CDS encoding DivIVA domain-containing protein codes for MKITPLEIKHQQFKKSMRGYDPVEVETFLEMVSNEVEDLIHENREQKDQLLQQETQLVDYKNIEKTLQQTLMQAQETSGKSIENSKREGELIVKEAEIKASQILEKARLDFAHVKEEISQLKARKESVLSRLKVLLSSELNLMKALEIDDDEGTKDPSRGTGKDYLELEGILKKL; via the coding sequence ATGAAAATTACTCCGTTAGAAATTAAGCACCAGCAGTTCAAGAAATCGATGCGCGGATACGATCCCGTCGAAGTGGAAACGTTTCTTGAAATGGTCTCGAACGAAGTGGAAGATCTCATTCACGAGAACAGGGAACAGAAAGATCAACTCCTACAACAGGAAACGCAGCTTGTTGATTATAAAAACATTGAAAAGACACTTCAGCAGACGTTGATGCAAGCGCAGGAGACAAGCGGAAAATCCATTGAAAACTCCAAACGTGAAGGGGAGCTTATCGTGAAGGAAGCGGAGATCAAGGCGTCGCAAATTTTGGAGAAAGCACGGCTGGATTTTGCTCACGTCAAAGAAGAAATATCCCAGCTCAAGGCAAGGAAGGAAAGTGTTCTCAGTCGGTTAAAAGTCTTGCTTTCGTCGGAATTAAATCTAATGAAAGCGCTTGAGATTGATGATGACGAAGGGACAAAAGATCCGTCCAGAGGAACAGGGAAAGATTATTTGGAACTCGAAGGGATTCTGAAGAAGTTGTAA
- a CDS encoding YggS family pyridoxal phosphate-dependent enzyme gives MSSFQIFKNCSFMFVFDFGGELEYIYCLKSRMIAENLKNLRKRIEQTCQECGRKIDEVQIIAVAKTFSTGLIQEALDAGQIDFGENYVQELQEKHKALAERSIRWHFIGHLQSNKVKYITEYVHLIHSVDDLNLGKEISKRAERCNRVQDVLVEIHTTDEATKFGVQPEHAIALIKELSQLPHLRVCGLMTMGPFSDNPNDSRSSFRCVTDLKKQIEAEGIVNVQMRHLSMGMTHDVEVAIEEGATLVRIGTAVFGRRTKNLN, from the coding sequence ATGTCATCTTTTCAAATTTTCAAAAATTGCTCTTTTATGTTTGTATTTGATTTTGGCGGCGAGTTGGAGTATATTTATTGTCTAAAAAGCAGAATGATTGCTGAAAACCTCAAAAATCTGCGGAAACGCATCGAGCAGACCTGTCAAGAATGTGGACGAAAAATTGATGAAGTGCAGATTATTGCAGTTGCGAAAACGTTTTCGACAGGTTTGATACAAGAGGCACTCGATGCAGGTCAGATTGATTTTGGTGAGAATTATGTTCAGGAATTGCAGGAAAAACATAAAGCTCTCGCTGAACGATCAATACGTTGGCATTTTATCGGTCATCTGCAATCAAACAAGGTGAAATATATAACCGAATATGTTCACCTTATTCACTCAGTGGATGATTTGAATCTTGGCAAAGAAATCAGCAAACGTGCCGAGCGATGTAACCGCGTTCAGGATGTGCTGGTGGAAATTCACACCACCGACGAGGCGACAAAATTTGGTGTTCAGCCGGAGCATGCTATCGCATTGATAAAAGAATTATCACAGTTACCTCATCTTCGTGTCTGCGGATTGATGACGATGGGACCGTTTTCGGATAACCCGAATGATTCTCGTTCTTCTTTTCGATGTGTGACTGATTTGAAAAAACAGATTGAAGCTGAGGGAATTGTGAATGTACAGATGCGTCACCTTTCGATGGGTATGACGCATGACGTTGAAGTAGCGATTGAAGAAGGAGCTACCCTGGTTCGTATCGGAACGGCAGTATTTGGGAGACGCACAAAGAACTTGAATTGA
- a CDS encoding tetratricopeptide repeat protein — MSNFDHFEDNNMGPKQNKHSEDDVRRFRELLRNGGKDINNPEALEEIIQFYFEHDKYDDALTYAERLLSFEPFNADAWQRKGMILNNLFKYDEALLCFEKALGLNPIDPEAYINRGITLDNLNRIHESMESFDKALELDPSHEDALFHKGVTLEKLERYAEAESIFHRILQIDANYIDAWYELGYCYDYLDKPEESIRCYDEHINHDPYNFNAWYNKGIVQNRIGQFTKAIESYEYALAIKEDFPAAWYNMGNGYANLGRLQDAIKCFKTTLHYEPKDVAALHNLGNAYEELNDFTEAIACYSAAIKINDRHHESYFGKGCCYDALGQTTQALAEYQKAAEINSEYPEYWYACGDALYNLGRIDDCLECYRRVVTLDPKDPEIWFDLGDTLGEKGSYDKALSALGECIRLDPKFAPAYFSRGKVLLSMNSKEEASNEFFIAFNLVPDMKKDFEQLYPSLVTDQVFGHLFRKQ; from the coding sequence GTGTCTAATTTTGATCATTTTGAAGATAACAACATGGGACCGAAGCAGAACAAACATTCGGAAGACGATGTTCGGCGGTTCCGTGAATTACTCCGTAACGGCGGCAAGGATATTAACAATCCGGAAGCATTGGAAGAAATTATCCAATTTTACTTTGAACACGATAAATATGACGATGCATTAACGTATGCCGAACGATTGCTCTCATTTGAACCGTTCAATGCTGATGCTTGGCAGAGAAAAGGCATGATCCTCAATAATTTATTCAAGTATGATGAGGCGCTCCTCTGCTTTGAGAAAGCACTGGGACTCAATCCTATAGATCCTGAGGCATATATCAATCGCGGTATAACATTAGATAATTTAAATCGCATACATGAATCGATGGAATCGTTCGATAAGGCGCTCGAACTTGATCCATCCCATGAAGATGCGCTGTTTCATAAAGGTGTAACGCTGGAAAAACTGGAACGATACGCTGAAGCGGAATCAATCTTTCATCGTATTCTTCAGATCGATGCGAACTATATTGATGCGTGGTATGAACTTGGGTATTGTTACGATTACCTTGATAAACCCGAAGAATCCATCCGCTGTTATGATGAACATATCAATCACGACCCATATAACTTTAACGCGTGGTATAATAAAGGCATCGTCCAGAATCGGATTGGGCAATTCACGAAAGCCATTGAGAGTTACGAATATGCTCTCGCGATTAAGGAGGATTTCCCTGCGGCATGGTATAATATGGGCAACGGATATGCAAATCTAGGGCGGCTGCAGGATGCTATTAAATGTTTCAAAACAACTCTTCACTATGAACCGAAGGACGTAGCAGCGCTGCATAATCTCGGCAATGCATATGAAGAATTAAATGATTTCACCGAAGCCATCGCTTGCTATTCAGCTGCAATTAAGATTAACGATCGGCACCACGAATCATATTTTGGCAAAGGATGCTGCTACGATGCACTCGGGCAGACGACGCAGGCTTTAGCTGAATACCAGAAAGCCGCTGAGATTAATTCTGAATATCCGGAATATTGGTACGCTTGCGGTGATGCACTGTACAATCTTGGACGAATCGATGACTGCCTTGAGTGTTATAGAAGAGTTGTGACATTGGATCCGAAAGATCCGGAAATTTGGTTCGATCTTGGCGACACACTGGGCGAAAAAGGATCTTATGATAAAGCGCTCTCGGCATTAGGAGAATGTATACGACTTGATCCAAAATTTGCACCGGCATATTTCAGTCGAGGAAAAGTATTGCTGTCAATGAATTCCAAAGAAGAAGCATCGAATGAATTTTTTATCGCTTTTAATTTGGTGCCAGATATGAAAAAAGATTTTGAACAACTCTATCCCAGCCTCGTGACCGACCAAGTGTTCGGGCACCTTTTTAGAAAACAGTAA
- a CDS encoding shikimate dehydrogenase, with protein MKHFAVIGHPIGHSLSPLMHNTAFTLLGLDCQYEMLDIEPASLQQSIERFRELNLDGFNVTVPHKETIIPLLDEVVPEAQAIGAVNTVVNRNNKLIGYNTDIIGVERSLRLDREKIEGTMCTIMGSGGVARSVAHVLAHTIRPKAITFSALFPEQAYAIIKGIGRSTVQFNVIHCTDAALEAAIKDSTLIVNATAVGMFPQVLDSPLPNKNWLSKKHIVFDLIYRPLTTRLQSDAQAAGAKTIDGLGMFIHQGAAAFQLWTGMEMPLEQIRQVLEGKLAEK; from the coding sequence ATGAAACATTTTGCAGTTATCGGCCATCCCATCGGTCATTCTCTTTCTCCGCTCATGCACAATACGGCATTTACATTACTTGGCTTGGATTGCCAGTACGAAATGCTTGATATCGAACCGGCTTCTTTGCAACAATCAATCGAACGTTTTCGAGAACTGAATTTGGACGGGTTCAATGTGACCGTTCCACATAAAGAAACAATCATCCCCTTACTCGATGAAGTTGTTCCGGAAGCACAAGCCATCGGTGCCGTGAATACTGTCGTGAATCGCAATAATAAACTCATTGGATATAACACAGACATTATCGGTGTTGAGCGATCGCTTCGCCTCGATCGGGAAAAAATCGAGGGTACCATGTGTACGATTATGGGCTCTGGTGGTGTGGCTCGTTCAGTAGCGCACGTGCTGGCTCACACGATCAGACCTAAGGCGATTACATTCTCAGCTCTGTTTCCAGAACAAGCGTATGCGATTATTAAAGGCATAGGCAGAAGCACTGTCCAATTCAATGTGATCCATTGTACTGATGCAGCCCTTGAAGCTGCAATCAAGGACTCTACACTCATCGTTAATGCAACCGCTGTGGGAATGTTCCCTCAAGTCCTTGACTCTCCACTCCCCAATAAAAATTGGTTATCGAAGAAGCATATTGTCTTCGATCTTATTTATCGACCATTAACTACCCGTCTGCAAAGCGATGCGCAAGCCGCCGGGGCAAAAACAATTGACGGTTTGGGGATGTTTATTCATCAAGGAGCTGCAGCGTTTCAACTCTGGACGGGAATGGAAATGCCATTGGAGCAGATCCGGCAAGTTCTTGAAGGCAAATTAGCTGAGAAATGA
- the rplU gene encoding 50S ribosomal protein L21, whose translation MYAVVEIAGTQVKVSPSDKVFVPKMQSEVGSTVKFDKVILTGDEKKATVGNPFIQGAFVEAKVLRHVKDETVIVLKKKKRKGYRVRNGHRQQYTEIEITNLA comes from the coding sequence ATGTACGCAGTAGTAGAAATTGCTGGAACACAAGTGAAGGTCTCCCCTTCCGACAAAGTGTTCGTACCGAAAATGCAGTCGGAAGTCGGCTCAACGGTAAAGTTTGACAAGGTCATCCTAACGGGCGACGAAAAGAAAGCAACGGTCGGTAATCCCTTTATTCAAGGAGCGTTTGTCGAAGCGAAAGTGCTGCGACACGTGAAAGACGAGACGGTCATCGTGCTCAAAAAGAAGAAGCGGAAGGGATACAGAGTCCGCAACGGACACCGGCAGCAGTACACAGAAATTGAAATAACAAATCTTGCTTAA
- the rpmA gene encoding 50S ribosomal protein L27 yields MAHKKGGGSSRNGRDSNAQRLGVKRFGGQVVLAGNILVRQRGTKFHPGLNVGIGSDDTLFALATGIVKFERVGKTRQRVSILQAV; encoded by the coding sequence ATGGCACATAAAAAAGGCGGTGGAAGTTCTCGGAACGGCCGCGATAGTAATGCTCAACGCCTCGGAGTGAAACGCTTTGGCGGTCAAGTTGTACTCGCCGGCAACATCCTCGTGCGTCAACGCGGCACAAAGTTTCATCCCGGCTTAAATGTCGGTATCGGCAGTGATGATACACTCTTTGCACTTGCCACAGGTATTGTGAAGTTTGAACGCGTTGGCAAAACAAGACAGCGTGTGAGTATTTTACAAGCCGTTTAA
- the mdh gene encoding malate dehydrogenase, whose translation MKITVIGAGNVGATSAQRIVDKELANEVVLVDVIEGMPQGKALDIAESAPVEGSDTKIIGTNSYEPTANSDIILITAGIARKPGMSRDDLQNTNANIVKVCTEQSVKQSPNAIIIVVSNPLDVMTYVALKISGFERHRVIGMAGILDSSRFRTFISMELGVSVEDVSAFVLGGHGDSMVPLPRYSTVAGIPLPDLMDQGTIDRLVKRTRDGGIEIVNFLKTGSAYYAPSASAVQMIEAIVKDKKRILPCSVQLQGEYGITDTVVGVPIKLGKKGMEEVIKIKLTPEEQAALNKSAADVKGNMNKITF comes from the coding sequence ATGAAGATCACTGTTATTGGTGCAGGCAATGTTGGAGCAACATCTGCTCAGCGAATCGTTGACAAAGAACTCGCCAACGAAGTTGTTCTTGTTGACGTTATTGAAGGAATGCCACAAGGGAAAGCTCTTGATATTGCAGAATCTGCACCTGTTGAAGGGTCAGATACAAAAATCATCGGAACAAACTCTTACGAACCGACCGCCAATTCAGACATCATCCTCATCACCGCTGGAATTGCCAGAAAACCGGGGATGAGCCGAGATGATTTACAGAATACAAATGCGAATATTGTCAAAGTATGCACCGAGCAATCAGTGAAACAATCTCCCAATGCTATCATTATTGTTGTCTCTAATCCATTAGATGTGATGACGTATGTGGCTCTTAAAATAAGTGGTTTTGAACGTCATCGGGTCATCGGCATGGCAGGAATTTTAGATTCTTCTAGATTCCGAACTTTTATTTCAATGGAACTTGGAGTCTCCGTTGAAGATGTCAGCGCGTTTGTCCTCGGTGGGCATGGCGATTCGATGGTGCCATTACCGCGATACTCAACGGTTGCCGGCATTCCGCTTCCTGATTTGATGGATCAAGGAACGATCGACCGTTTAGTGAAACGAACTCGCGATGGGGGTATTGAAATTGTGAATTTCTTAAAAACCGGCAGTGCATATTATGCACCATCTGCTTCAGCGGTTCAAATGATTGAGGCAATTGTCAAAGATAAAAAACGTATTCTCCCCTGCTCCGTTCAGCTTCAAGGAGAATATGGAATTACCGACACTGTGGTGGGTGTTCCTATTAAACTTGGCAAAAAAGGGATGGAAGAAGTCATTAAGATTAAACTGACGCCAGAAGAACAAGCCGCTCTGAACAAGTCCGCCGCCGATGTCAAAGGAAATATGAACAAAATCACGTTCTAA